Proteins from a genomic interval of Siniperca chuatsi isolate FFG_IHB_CAS linkage group LG10, ASM2008510v1, whole genome shotgun sequence:
- the LOC122883609 gene encoding aquaporin AQPAe.a isoform X2 produces MTWREELRSRQFWRAILAELLGTLVLVSAVLGASVPGPGEAPGGPLYPAVAVGAVIVALGHCFGEISGAQVNPAVTLSLLATRRLDVLRALVYIAAQCLGASLGAGALYLALPLKTTAEYFVNRVPIELNAAQALGVEVLCTFQMVFTVFSVEDQRRRESPEPGNLAIGLAHTTGVLIGARFSGASMNPARSLGPAIVTGFWENHWVYWIGPVLGAILAGVSHEFFFARSASRQKLVACLTCKDIEIVETASMTGSSLSTVTQNAMRAKQANKQENN; encoded by the exons ATGACGTGGCGTGag GAGCTACGTAGTCGGCAGTTCTGGCGTGCCATACTGGCAGAGCTGCTCGGCACCTTGGTATTAGTGAGCGCCGTGCTGGGTGCCTCTGTGCCAGGCCCTGGCGAGGCCCCTGGGGGACCCCTGTACCCAGCAGTGGCAGTGGGTGCAGTGATTGTTGCACTGGGACATTGCTTTGGAGAAATAAGTGGGGCACAG GTGAACCCTGCAGTGACTCTGTCACTGTTGGCCACTCGAAGGCTGGATGTTCTCAGGGCCCTTGTTTACATTGCTGCACAGTGTTTGGGGGCCTCTTTAGGAGCCGGGGCCCTCTACCTGGCCCTGCCGCTCAAAACCACTGCAGAATACTTTGTCAACAGG GTTCCTATTGAGTTGAATGCAGCCCAGGCTCTGGGCGTAGAGGTTTTGTGCACCTTCCAGATGGTCTTCACTGTGTTCTCAGTGGAAGATCAGCGGCGGAGGGAAAGCCCAGAACCAGGAAACTTGGCCATTGGATTAGCACACACTACTGGAGTGCTTATAGGG gCACGGTTCTCTGGTGCAAGTATGAACCCTGCGCGTTCTCTGGGTCCAGCCATCGTCACTGGCTTCTGGGAAAACCactgg GTTTATTGGATTGGACCGGTGCTCGGCGCTATACTGGCGGGAGTGTCCCATGAGTTCTTCTTTGCACGCAGTGCCTCTCGCCAGAAGCTGGTGGCATGTCTGACCTGTAAGGATATCGAGATTGTGGAGACGGCCAGCATGACTGGATCATCGCTGTCCACAGTCACACAGAACGCCATGAGAGCCAAGCAAGCcaacaaacaagaaaacaactga
- the LOC122883609 gene encoding aquaporin AQPAe.a isoform X1 has protein sequence MSPFSEELRSRQFWRAILAELLGTLVLVSAVLGASVPGPGEAPGGPLYPAVAVGAVIVALGHCFGEISGAQVNPAVTLSLLATRRLDVLRALVYIAAQCLGASLGAGALYLALPLKTTAEYFVNRVPIELNAAQALGVEVLCTFQMVFTVFSVEDQRRRESPEPGNLAIGLAHTTGVLIGARFSGASMNPARSLGPAIVTGFWENHWVYWIGPVLGAILAGVSHEFFFARSASRQKLVACLTCKDIEIVETASMTGSSLSTVTQNAMRAKQANKQENN, from the exons ATGTCCCCTTTCTCCGAGGAGCTACGTAGTCGGCAGTTCTGGCGTGCCATACTGGCAGAGCTGCTCGGCACCTTGGTATTAGTGAGCGCCGTGCTGGGTGCCTCTGTGCCAGGCCCTGGCGAGGCCCCTGGGGGACCCCTGTACCCAGCAGTGGCAGTGGGTGCAGTGATTGTTGCACTGGGACATTGCTTTGGAGAAATAAGTGGGGCACAG GTGAACCCTGCAGTGACTCTGTCACTGTTGGCCACTCGAAGGCTGGATGTTCTCAGGGCCCTTGTTTACATTGCTGCACAGTGTTTGGGGGCCTCTTTAGGAGCCGGGGCCCTCTACCTGGCCCTGCCGCTCAAAACCACTGCAGAATACTTTGTCAACAGG GTTCCTATTGAGTTGAATGCAGCCCAGGCTCTGGGCGTAGAGGTTTTGTGCACCTTCCAGATGGTCTTCACTGTGTTCTCAGTGGAAGATCAGCGGCGGAGGGAAAGCCCAGAACCAGGAAACTTGGCCATTGGATTAGCACACACTACTGGAGTGCTTATAGGG gCACGGTTCTCTGGTGCAAGTATGAACCCTGCGCGTTCTCTGGGTCCAGCCATCGTCACTGGCTTCTGGGAAAACCactgg GTTTATTGGATTGGACCGGTGCTCGGCGCTATACTGGCGGGAGTGTCCCATGAGTTCTTCTTTGCACGCAGTGCCTCTCGCCAGAAGCTGGTGGCATGTCTGACCTGTAAGGATATCGAGATTGTGGAGACGGCCAGCATGACTGGATCATCGCTGTCCACAGTCACACAGAACGCCATGAGAGCCAAGCAAGCcaacaaacaagaaaacaactga
- the LOC122883609 gene encoding aquaporin-4 isoform X3, translated as MTWRELRSRQFWRAILAELLGTLVLVSAVLGASVPGPGEAPGGPLYPAVAVGAVIVALGHCFGEISGAQVNPAVTLSLLATRRLDVLRALVYIAAQCLGASLGAGALYLALPLKTTAEYFVNRVPIELNAAQALGVEVLCTFQMVFTVFSVEDQRRRESPEPGNLAIGLAHTTGVLIGARFSGASMNPARSLGPAIVTGFWENHWVYWIGPVLGAILAGVSHEFFFARSASRQKLVACLTCKDIEIVETASMTGSSLSTVTQNAMRAKQANKQENN; from the exons ATGACGTGGCGTGag CTACGTAGTCGGCAGTTCTGGCGTGCCATACTGGCAGAGCTGCTCGGCACCTTGGTATTAGTGAGCGCCGTGCTGGGTGCCTCTGTGCCAGGCCCTGGCGAGGCCCCTGGGGGACCCCTGTACCCAGCAGTGGCAGTGGGTGCAGTGATTGTTGCACTGGGACATTGCTTTGGAGAAATAAGTGGGGCACAG GTGAACCCTGCAGTGACTCTGTCACTGTTGGCCACTCGAAGGCTGGATGTTCTCAGGGCCCTTGTTTACATTGCTGCACAGTGTTTGGGGGCCTCTTTAGGAGCCGGGGCCCTCTACCTGGCCCTGCCGCTCAAAACCACTGCAGAATACTTTGTCAACAGG GTTCCTATTGAGTTGAATGCAGCCCAGGCTCTGGGCGTAGAGGTTTTGTGCACCTTCCAGATGGTCTTCACTGTGTTCTCAGTGGAAGATCAGCGGCGGAGGGAAAGCCCAGAACCAGGAAACTTGGCCATTGGATTAGCACACACTACTGGAGTGCTTATAGGG gCACGGTTCTCTGGTGCAAGTATGAACCCTGCGCGTTCTCTGGGTCCAGCCATCGTCACTGGCTTCTGGGAAAACCactgg GTTTATTGGATTGGACCGGTGCTCGGCGCTATACTGGCGGGAGTGTCCCATGAGTTCTTCTTTGCACGCAGTGCCTCTCGCCAGAAGCTGGTGGCATGTCTGACCTGTAAGGATATCGAGATTGTGGAGACGGCCAGCATGACTGGATCATCGCTGTCCACAGTCACACAGAACGCCATGAGAGCCAAGCAAGCcaacaaacaagaaaacaactga
- the mipb gene encoding major intrinsic protein of lens fiber b translates to MWEFRSMNFWRAVFAEFFGTMFFVFFGMGAALRWTTGPHHVLHVALCFGLAAATLIQSIGHISGGHINPAVTFAYLVGSQMSLFRAIFYIAAQCLGAVAGAAVLYGVTPGNMRGNMAMNTLQPGISLGMATTVEVFLTMQLVVCIFAVTDERRNGRLGSAALSIGFSVTIGHLMGMYYTGAGMNPARSFAPAVLFRNFINHWVYWVGPMIGGAMGALLYDFMLFPRMRGLSERLATLKGSRPPENETQQDTRGEPIELKTQAL, encoded by the exons ATGTGGGAGTTCCGGTCCATGAATTTTTGGCGAGCGGTCTTCGCAGAGTTTTTTGGGACCATGTTCTTTGTATTCTTTGGCATGGGCGCTGCCCTGCGCTGGACCACCGGGCCTCATCATGTCCTTCATGTGGCCCTGTGTTTCGGGCTAGCAGCTGCCACTCTCATCCAGTCCATTGGCCACATCAGCGGCGGCCACATCAACCCTGCTGTCACCTTTGCCTACCTTGTTGGCTCACAGATGTCTCTTTTCCGTGCCATTTTCTACATAGCTGCCCAGTGCCTGGGTGCTGTAGCTGGGGCTGCTGTGCTGTATGGGGTCACACCCGGCAACATGAGAGGCAACATGGCGATGAACACA CTGCAGCCTGGCATCAGTCTGGGAATGGCCACCACTGTGGAGGTTTTCCTCACCATGCAGCTTGTGGTGTGCATCTTTGCTGTGACCGATGAGAGGAGAAACGGACGCCTGGGATCTGCTGCCCTGTCCATCGGCTTCTCTGTCACCATTGGACATCTTATGGGG ATGTACTACACCGGTGCTGGAATGAACCCTGCTAGGTCCTTTGCCCCTGCTGTGCTCTTCAGGAACTTCATCAACCACTGG GTGTACTGGGTTGGGCCTATGATAGGAGGTGCCATGGGTGCCCTCCTGTACGATTTCATGCTGTTCCCACGCATGAGAGGTCTGTCCGAGCGCCTGGCCACACTGAAGGGCAGTCGGCCCCCCGAGAACGAGACCCAGCAGGACACCCGCGGAGAGCCCATCGAGCTCAAGACGCAAGCCCTATAA